In the genome of Streptomyces globosus, one region contains:
- a CDS encoding AAA family ATPase, with protein MRLHQLRITAFGPFAAPQEVDFDALSGAGIFLLHGPTGAGKTSILDAVCYALYGAVPGARQAPGTTLRSDHAEPGTPTEVTLEFTAGGRRLEITRRPEQDRPKKRGTGTTRDKAQSLLREYDGRQWTGLSRSHQEIGEEVEQLLGMSREQFCQVVLLPQGEFARFLRADENARGRLLGRLFDTRRFAAVETLLAERRRAAEAQVRAGDEKVLGTAQRIAQAAGDCADLRARPLPALHPGDPGLAEAVRAWAAVARCSARERLAVAEYALAAVEGRHAAARRAAEDARELDRLQRRHAETARRAALLEQAAPERQRVRDLLDRADRAARVAPALDLREAAAAACRAAAAAEAAARAELPASLAGAGAEQLAAVEQRLREDLGALGAARRAEQRCAETARERAVLEREARAAEEQLRESAEWLDRWEETRTALAARVDAAQQAATLAEQLAGRLEPARLHLNAARRRDALDEEARRTEAGLLTAREEAAAARERWLELKEARLRGIAAELAGALVAGEPCTVCGSAEHPAPARPAPGHVDRAAEDAAHTRHEQAEEHRAALERERAAVLQARAEAAAAAGDATTAELLALTRDLGSRHAAAQAAAAGLHTAREQLDRADREHTARAADRLEAERRAAARASRREALDREHAALEAELTLVRGDAPTVAARAGLLEDRVRMVTSAAAALRRSEAAAARLKEADGQAADAAFKAGFDTVAEAAAAVLPDHERTALRHRLDAWQAEEATLADRCAESDTAAAAALPPADPAGAEAEAERAAARLRTAASAYDAARVRCAELDRLSRQADLELRALGPLREAYERVARLAGLTAGTSADNERRMRLEAYVLAARLEQVAAAASVRLLRMSGGRYTLVHSDAKASGRGRSGLGLHVVDAWTGRERDTATLSGGETFFASLALALGLADVVTDEAGGVRLDTLFIDEGFGSLDDQALDEVLDVLDSLRERDRSVGIVSHVADLRTRVQAQLEVVKQRGGSVVRHHTAGLTD; from the coding sequence GTGAGGCTGCACCAGCTCCGGATCACCGCCTTCGGGCCGTTCGCCGCACCCCAGGAAGTCGACTTCGACGCCCTGTCCGGCGCGGGCATCTTCCTGCTGCACGGACCGACCGGAGCCGGCAAGACCTCCATCCTGGACGCCGTCTGCTACGCCCTCTACGGGGCCGTGCCCGGCGCCCGCCAGGCCCCCGGCACCACCCTGCGCAGCGACCACGCCGAACCCGGCACCCCCACCGAGGTCACCCTGGAGTTCACCGCCGGCGGCCGCCGCCTGGAGATCACCCGGCGCCCCGAGCAGGACCGGCCGAAGAAGCGCGGCACCGGCACCACCCGGGACAAGGCGCAGAGCCTGCTGCGCGAGTACGACGGCCGGCAGTGGACCGGGCTGAGCAGGTCCCACCAGGAGATCGGCGAGGAGGTCGAGCAGCTCCTCGGCATGAGCCGCGAGCAGTTCTGCCAGGTCGTCCTCCTCCCGCAGGGCGAGTTCGCCAGGTTCCTGCGCGCCGACGAGAACGCGCGCGGCCGCCTCCTCGGCCGGCTCTTCGACACCCGCCGCTTCGCCGCCGTCGAAACCCTGCTCGCCGAGCGCCGCCGCGCCGCCGAGGCCCAGGTCCGCGCCGGCGACGAGAAGGTCCTCGGCACCGCCCAGCGGATCGCCCAGGCCGCCGGCGACTGCGCCGACCTGCGCGCCCGGCCGCTGCCCGCGCTGCACCCCGGCGACCCGGGCCTCGCCGAGGCCGTCCGCGCCTGGGCCGCCGTCGCCCGCTGCTCCGCCCGCGAGCGCCTCGCCGTCGCCGAATACGCCTTGGCCGCGGTGGAGGGCCGGCACGCCGCCGCCCGCCGGGCCGCCGAGGACGCCCGCGAACTCGACCGGCTCCAGCGCCGGCACGCCGAGACGGCCCGCCGCGCCGCCCTGCTGGAACAGGCCGCACCCGAACGGCAGCGCGTCCGCGACCTCCTCGACCGGGCCGACCGCGCTGCCCGGGTCGCCCCCGCGCTCGACCTGCGCGAGGCCGCCGCCGCGGCCTGCCGGGCTGCCGCCGCAGCCGAGGCCGCCGCCCGCGCCGAACTCCCCGCCTCCCTCGCCGGGGCAGGCGCCGAACAGCTCGCCGCCGTCGAGCAGCGGCTCCGCGAGGACCTCGGGGCACTGGGCGCCGCCCGCCGCGCCGAGCAGCGCTGCGCTGAGACCGCCCGCGAACGGGCCGTCCTGGAGCGCGAGGCCCGCGCCGCCGAGGAGCAGCTGCGCGAATCCGCCGAGTGGCTCGACCGCTGGGAGGAGACCCGTACCGCCCTGGCCGCCCGCGTCGACGCCGCACAGCAGGCCGCCACCCTCGCCGAGCAGCTCGCCGGCCGGCTGGAGCCCGCCCGGCTGCACCTGAACGCCGCCCGGCGCCGCGACGCCCTCGACGAGGAGGCCCGGCGCACCGAAGCCGGCCTCCTCACGGCGCGCGAGGAGGCCGCCGCCGCCCGCGAACGCTGGCTGGAGCTCAAGGAGGCCCGGCTGCGCGGCATCGCCGCCGAACTCGCCGGCGCGCTCGTCGCGGGCGAGCCCTGCACCGTCTGCGGTTCGGCCGAGCACCCCGCACCCGCCCGCCCTGCCCCCGGGCACGTGGACCGGGCCGCCGAGGACGCCGCCCACACCCGCCACGAGCAGGCCGAGGAGCACCGCGCCGCCTTGGAACGGGAGCGCGCCGCCGTCCTGCAGGCCCGTGCGGAGGCAGCGGCCGCCGCCGGGGACGCCACCACCGCCGAACTCCTCGCCCTCACCCGGGACCTCGGCTCCCGGCACGCCGCCGCCCAGGCCGCCGCCGCGGGACTCCACACGGCCCGCGAGCAGCTGGACCGCGCCGACCGCGAGCACACCGCGCGCGCCGCCGACCGGCTCGAAGCGGAACGCCGCGCCGCCGCCCGGGCCTCCCGGCGCGAGGCCCTCGACCGCGAACACGCCGCCCTCGAAGCCGAACTGACCCTCGTACGGGGCGACGCCCCCACCGTCGCGGCCCGCGCCGGGCTCCTGGAGGACCGGGTCCGCATGGTCACCTCGGCCGCGGCGGCGCTGCGCCGGTCCGAGGCGGCCGCCGCCCGGCTGAAGGAGGCCGACGGCCAGGCCGCCGACGCCGCCTTCAAGGCCGGCTTCGACACCGTCGCCGAGGCGGCCGCCGCCGTCCTCCCGGACCACGAGCGCACCGCCCTCCGGCACCGGCTCGACGCCTGGCAGGCCGAGGAGGCCACGCTCGCCGACCGGTGCGCCGAAAGCGACACCGCCGCCGCGGCCGCCCTCCCGCCGGCCGACCCCGCCGGAGCCGAGGCGGAGGCAGAGCGGGCCGCAGCCCGGCTGCGCACCGCCGCGTCCGCCTACGACGCCGCCCGCGTGCGGTGCGCCGAACTGGACCGGCTCTCCCGCCAGGCCGACCTCGAACTGCGCGCCCTCGGCCCGCTGCGGGAGGCGTACGAGCGGGTGGCCCGGCTCGCCGGGCTGACCGCGGGCACCTCCGCGGACAACGAGCGGAGGATGCGGCTGGAGGCGTACGTCCTGGCCGCACGCCTGGAGCAGGTCGCAGCCGCCGCGTCGGTGCGGCTGCTGCGCATGTCGGGCGGCCGCTACACCCTCGTCCACTCCGACGCGAAGGCGAGCGGACGCGGCCGCTCCGGCCTGGGCCTCCACGTCGTGGACGCCTGGACCGGCCGCGAACGCGACACCGCCACCCTGTCGGGCGGCGAGACCTTCTTCGCCTCCCTCGCCCTCGCCCTCGGACTGGCCGACGTCGTCACCGACGAGGCGGGCGGCGTACGCCTGGACACCCTCTTCATCGACGAGGGCTTCGGCAGCCTCGACGACCAGGCCCTCGACGAGGTCCTCGACGTCCTGGACTCGCTGCGCGAACGCGACCGCAGCGTCGGCATCGTCAGCCACGTCGCCGACCTGCGCACCCGTGTCCAGGCGCAGCTGGAGGTCGTCAAACAGCGCGGCGGCTCGGTGGTCCGCCACCACACCGCGGGCCTCACGGACTGA
- a CDS encoding rhodanese-like domain-containing protein: MTTTPKPAASDAAAAGPTAAAVNPVLRVPPAAPAAAAAYFAASLAFHADTADVAAAFRAHREEGADLGFQLVDSRSTPAWDQAHIPGAVHLPTALIPEQAERVLDKAVPVVTYCWGPGCNGGTRSALALAELGFRVKEMLGGIEYWIREGFEVETWQGRQQRPEADPLTAPTDSDDCGC, translated from the coding sequence ATGACGACGACACCGAAGCCCGCCGCCTCCGACGCCGCCGCTGCGGGGCCCACCGCCGCGGCCGTGAACCCCGTCCTGCGGGTGCCCCCGGCGGCGCCCGCCGCGGCCGCTGCCTACTTCGCCGCCAGCCTTGCCTTCCACGCGGACACGGCCGACGTCGCGGCCGCCTTCCGCGCCCACCGCGAGGAGGGCGCCGACCTGGGCTTCCAGCTGGTCGACTCCCGCTCCACCCCCGCATGGGACCAGGCGCACATCCCGGGCGCCGTCCACCTGCCGACGGCGCTCATCCCCGAACAGGCGGAGCGGGTGCTCGACAAGGCCGTCCCCGTGGTCACGTACTGCTGGGGCCCGGGGTGCAACGGCGGCACCCGTTCCGCTCTCGCCCTCGCCGAACTCGGCTTCCGGGTCAAGGAGATGCTCGGCGGCATCGAGTACTGGATCCGCGAGGGCTTCGAGGTCGAGACCTGGCAGGGCCGGCAGCAGCGGCCCGAAGCCGACCCGCTGACCGCGCCGACCGACTCGGACGACTGCGGCTGCTGA
- a CDS encoding gamma carbonic anhydrase family protein has translation MAEHADHTPAGALVAGVGGRSPQIAPGAFTAPTSVVVGDVALGPGASVWYSAVLRADCGPIVLGADSNVQDNCTLHVDPGFPVTVGERVSIGHNAVVHGCTVEDDCLIGMGATVLNGAVIGAGSLVAAQALVPQGMVVPPGSLVAGVPAKVRRELTDEEREGIRLNAAMYRELAEQHRASVVPHA, from the coding sequence ATGGCGGAACACGCGGACCACACCCCGGCCGGGGCACTCGTCGCGGGCGTCGGGGGCAGGAGCCCGCAGATCGCCCCCGGCGCCTTCACGGCGCCGACCTCGGTCGTGGTCGGCGACGTCGCGCTGGGGCCGGGCGCGAGCGTCTGGTACTCGGCGGTGCTGCGCGCCGACTGCGGCCCGATCGTCCTCGGCGCCGACAGCAACGTGCAGGACAACTGCACGCTGCACGTGGACCCCGGCTTCCCGGTGACCGTCGGCGAGCGCGTCTCGATCGGCCACAACGCGGTCGTGCACGGCTGCACCGTCGAGGACGACTGCCTGATCGGCATGGGCGCGACCGTCCTGAACGGCGCGGTCATCGGCGCCGGCTCGCTGGTCGCCGCGCAGGCGCTGGTGCCGCAGGGCATGGTGGTCCCGCCGGGCTCGCTCGTCGCGGGCGTCCCCGCGAAGGTGCGGCGGGAGCTGACCGACGAGGAGCGCGAGGGCATCCGGCTCAACGCCGCGATGTACCGCGAGCTCGCGGAACAGCACCGCGCCTCGGTCGTCCCGCACGCCTGA
- a CDS encoding exonuclease SbcCD subunit D → MRLLHTSDWHLGRSFHRVNMLGAQSRFIDHLVDTVREHRVDAVLVAGDVYDRAVPPLPAVELFDRALHRLAGLGVPTVMISGNHDSARRLGVGAGLIGRAGIHLRTDPEGCADPVLLADEHGDVAVYGLPYLEPALVKDTVGAAKAGHEAVLGAAMDRVRADLAGRPAGTRSVVLAHAFVTGGQASDSERDIAVGGVEAVPASVFDGVEYAALGHLHGCQTISDRVRYSGSPLAYSFSEAAHRKSTWLVDLGPGGEITAERIDTPVPRSLARLRGRLDDLLDDPAHTVHEHSWVEAVLTDPVRPDDPMARLAARFPHTLSLAFDPEGREDDSGATYAQRLRGRTDQEIAEDFVAHVRGGAPDDAERAVLHDAFEDVRAAAADGQEARR, encoded by the coding sequence GTGAGGCTCCTGCACACCTCGGACTGGCACCTCGGCCGGTCCTTCCACCGCGTCAACATGCTCGGTGCGCAAAGCCGCTTCATCGACCACCTCGTCGACACCGTCCGAGAGCACCGCGTCGACGCCGTCCTCGTCGCCGGCGATGTCTACGACCGGGCCGTGCCCCCGCTGCCTGCCGTCGAGCTGTTCGACCGCGCCCTGCACCGGCTCGCCGGCCTCGGCGTGCCCACCGTCATGATCTCCGGCAACCACGACTCCGCCCGCCGCCTCGGCGTCGGCGCCGGACTCATCGGCCGGGCCGGAATCCACCTCAGGACCGACCCCGAGGGCTGCGCCGACCCCGTCCTCCTGGCCGACGAGCACGGCGACGTCGCCGTCTACGGGCTGCCCTACCTGGAGCCGGCCCTCGTCAAGGACACCGTCGGCGCCGCGAAGGCGGGCCACGAGGCCGTCCTCGGCGCGGCCATGGACCGCGTCCGCGCCGACCTCGCCGGGCGGCCCGCCGGCACCCGCTCCGTCGTCCTCGCGCACGCCTTCGTCACCGGCGGGCAGGCCAGCGACAGCGAACGCGACATCGCCGTCGGCGGCGTCGAGGCCGTCCCGGCCTCCGTCTTCGACGGGGTCGAATACGCGGCCCTCGGCCACCTGCACGGCTGCCAGACCATCAGCGACCGGGTCCGCTACTCCGGTTCCCCCCTCGCCTACTCCTTCTCCGAGGCCGCCCACCGCAAGAGCACCTGGCTCGTCGACCTCGGCCCCGGGGGCGAGATCACCGCCGAGCGCATCGACACCCCCGTGCCCCGGTCCCTGGCCCGGCTCCGAGGACGGCTCGACGACCTCCTGGACGACCCCGCGCACACCGTGCACGAGCACTCCTGGGTCGAGGCCGTCCTCACCGACCCCGTCCGCCCCGACGACCCCATGGCCCGACTCGCCGCCCGCTTCCCGCACACCCTCAGCCTCGCCTTCGACCCCGAGGGCCGCGAGGACGACAGCGGCGCCACCTACGCCCAGCGCCTGCGCGGCCGCACCGACCAGGAGATCGCCGAGGACTTCGTCGCCCACGTCCGCGGCGGCGCCCCCGACGACGCGGAGCGCGCCGTCCTGCACGACGCCTTCGAGGACGTCCGGGCAGCGGCCGCCGACGGTCAGGAGGCCCGCCGGTGA
- a CDS encoding YigZ family protein: MKSDQYATVAREGAHETEINRSRFLCSLAPAATEQEAQDFVARIRREHPTATHNCYAYVIGADAAVQKASDDGEPGGTAGVPMLQMLMRRDIRYAVAVVTRYYGGVKLGAGGLIRAYGGAVGEALDALGTVTRRRYRLATVTVGHERAGRTQNDLRSTGRTVVGLRYGAAVEIEVALPEADLPAFEAWLADSTAGTAVLTLGGETYSA; encoded by the coding sequence GTGAAGTCAGACCAGTACGCGACGGTGGCCCGGGAGGGCGCGCACGAGACCGAGATCAACCGCTCGCGCTTCCTCTGCTCGCTCGCGCCCGCCGCGACCGAGCAGGAGGCGCAGGACTTCGTCGCCCGCATCCGCCGCGAGCACCCCACCGCCACGCACAACTGCTACGCGTACGTCATCGGCGCCGACGCCGCCGTCCAGAAGGCCAGCGACGACGGCGAGCCCGGCGGCACCGCCGGCGTCCCCATGCTCCAGATGCTGATGCGCCGCGACATCCGGTACGCGGTCGCCGTCGTCACCCGCTACTACGGCGGCGTCAAGCTCGGCGCGGGCGGGCTCATCCGTGCCTACGGAGGCGCTGTCGGGGAGGCCCTCGACGCGCTCGGCACCGTCACCCGCCGCCGCTACCGGCTGGCCACCGTCACCGTCGGCCACGAGCGCGCGGGCAGGACGCAGAACGACCTGCGCTCCACCGGGCGGACCGTCGTCGGGCTGCGCTACGGCGCCGCCGTCGAGATCGAGGTCGCCCTGCCCGAGGCGGACCTGCCCGCCTTCGAGGCCTGGCTCGCCGACAGCACCGCCGGCACGGCCGTGCTCACCCTCGGCGGGGAGACGTACTCCGCCTGA
- a CDS encoding DMT family transporter → MTSLFALATAVLWGLADFGGGLLTRRLPALTVVVASQVLAVLALGAVVLGTGAWREAGPQLWFAVAAGLVGPVAMLSFYKALALGPMGVVSPLGSLGVVVPVGVGLALGEEPGAGQFAGIAIAVVGIVLAGGPELRGAPVQRRAVVLTLVAAFGFGAVMALISHASSNVTGLFLALFVQRVVNVAAGGAALWVQVRRGSPALPDGTGLRTLWRLLPALAFVGLADVAANGTYSVAAQNGPVTVAAVLSSLYPVVTALAAYAVLRERLRAVQAAGAGLALAGTVLLAAG, encoded by the coding sequence ATGACCTCCCTCTTCGCCCTGGCCACAGCCGTGCTGTGGGGACTCGCCGACTTCGGAGGCGGGCTGCTCACCCGACGGCTGCCTGCGCTGACGGTGGTCGTCGCGTCGCAGGTCCTCGCGGTGCTCGCCCTCGGCGCGGTCGTCCTGGGCACCGGCGCCTGGCGGGAGGCCGGCCCGCAGCTGTGGTTCGCGGTCGCCGCCGGACTGGTCGGGCCCGTCGCGATGCTCAGCTTCTACAAGGCGCTCGCGCTCGGCCCGATGGGCGTGGTCTCGCCCCTCGGCTCGCTCGGCGTGGTCGTCCCGGTGGGCGTCGGACTGGCGCTGGGCGAGGAGCCGGGGGCGGGCCAGTTCGCCGGGATCGCCATCGCCGTCGTCGGCATCGTGCTCGCGGGCGGCCCCGAACTGCGCGGTGCGCCGGTGCAGCGCCGGGCGGTGGTGCTGACCCTGGTCGCCGCCTTCGGGTTCGGCGCCGTGATGGCCCTGATCTCACACGCCTCGTCGAACGTCACCGGACTGTTCCTGGCCCTGTTCGTGCAGCGCGTCGTCAACGTGGCCGCCGGCGGCGCCGCCCTGTGGGTGCAGGTGCGGCGCGGCTCGCCCGCGCTCCCGGACGGCACCGGCCTGCGGACGCTGTGGCGGCTGCTGCCCGCGCTCGCCTTCGTCGGGCTCGCCGACGTCGCCGCGAACGGCACCTACTCCGTCGCCGCCCAGAACGGCCCGGTCACCGTCGCCGCCGTGCTGTCCTCGCTGTACCCGGTGGTCACGGCGCTCGCCGCGTACGCCGTGCTCCGGGAGCGGCTGCGCGCGGTCCAGGCGGCCGGCGCCGGGCTCGCCCTCGCAGGAACGGTCCTCCTGGCCGCCGGATAG
- a CDS encoding DedA family protein, whose translation MHIQEWLEQIPAVAIYLLVGVVIGLESLGIPLPGEIILVSSALLASQHGEIDPLVLGVCATTGAIVGDSIGYAIGRRGGKPLLERLGKRFPKHFGPAQVALAERSFQKWGMWAVFFGRFVALLRIFAGPLAGVLHMPYWKFLIANVFGGILWAGGTTAVIYYVGIVAEAWLKRFSWLGLVLAVLVGLTSMIVIRRRAAKAAAQAPAPEAPEEPARAEPAAARG comes from the coding sequence GTGCACATCCAGGAATGGCTGGAGCAGATTCCGGCGGTGGCCATCTATCTCCTGGTCGGAGTGGTCATCGGCCTGGAAAGCCTCGGCATCCCGCTGCCGGGGGAGATCATCCTCGTCAGCTCGGCGCTGCTCGCCTCGCAGCACGGGGAGATCGACCCGCTGGTGCTGGGCGTCTGCGCCACGACCGGGGCGATCGTCGGCGACTCGATCGGCTACGCGATCGGCCGGCGCGGGGGCAAGCCGCTGCTGGAACGGCTCGGGAAGCGGTTCCCGAAGCACTTCGGGCCGGCGCAGGTCGCCCTGGCGGAGCGCTCCTTCCAGAAGTGGGGCATGTGGGCCGTCTTCTTCGGCCGCTTCGTGGCCCTGCTGCGGATCTTCGCCGGGCCGCTGGCCGGCGTGCTGCACATGCCGTACTGGAAGTTCCTGATCGCCAACGTCTTCGGCGGCATCCTGTGGGCGGGCGGCACCACGGCCGTCATCTACTACGTCGGCATCGTGGCCGAGGCCTGGCTGAAGCGGTTCTCCTGGCTGGGCCTCGTGCTCGCGGTGCTGGTCGGCCTCACCTCGATGATCGTCATCAGGCGGCGCGCAGCGAAGGCGGCCGCCCAGGCTCCGGCGCCGGAGGCGCCCGAGGAGCCCGCGCGGGCCGAGCCTGCCGCCGCCCGCGGCTGA
- a CDS encoding helix-turn-helix domain-containing protein — MSDFEQLTQALARNLRYWRGERGFTLEALAARAGVSRGMIIQIEQARTNPSVGTTVKLADALGVSITTLLDRDRTPQVHVVLPGQGVRMWSTEAGSRASMLLGDDRRGPVEMWSYRLEPGEAADSDPHPAGTFEMLHVTAGELTLVVADERYAVPAGGAVSFEANAPHAYRNEGGAPMEMTLAVSIPPVAGP; from the coding sequence GTGTCGGACTTCGAACAGCTCACCCAGGCCCTCGCCCGCAACCTCCGGTACTGGCGCGGCGAGCGCGGCTTCACCCTGGAGGCGCTGGCCGCCCGCGCGGGGGTGAGCCGCGGCATGATCATCCAGATCGAGCAGGCCCGTACGAACCCCAGCGTCGGCACCACGGTCAAGCTCGCCGACGCCCTCGGGGTCAGCATCACCACGCTGCTGGACCGGGACCGCACCCCGCAGGTGCACGTGGTGCTCCCGGGGCAGGGCGTACGCATGTGGTCCACCGAGGCGGGCAGCCGCGCCAGCATGCTCCTCGGTGACGACCGGCGCGGCCCGGTCGAGATGTGGAGCTACCGCCTGGAGCCCGGCGAGGCCGCCGACTCCGACCCGCACCCGGCCGGAACCTTCGAGATGCTCCACGTCACCGCCGGGGAGCTGACCCTCGTCGTCGCCGACGAGCGGTACGCAGTGCCCGCGGGCGGCGCCGTCTCCTTCGAGGCGAACGCCCCCCACGCCTACCGCAACGAGGGCGGCGCACCGATGGAGATGACCCTCGCCGTCTCCATCCCGCCCGTCGCCGGGCCCTGA
- a CDS encoding CoA-binding protein, which yields MYGDPAVIRRILTELGDTWAVVGLSNNTDRAAYGVARVLSRFGKRVVPVHPKAETVHGEQGYASLAEIPFKVDVVDVFVNSSLAGKVADEAVAAGADAVWFQLGVVDEAAFARTRAAGLEMVMDRCPAIEIPALRP from the coding sequence GTGTACGGAGACCCGGCAGTCATCCGCAGGATCCTCACCGAGCTCGGCGACACCTGGGCCGTGGTGGGCCTGTCCAACAACACCGACCGGGCCGCCTACGGGGTCGCGCGGGTGCTCAGCCGGTTCGGCAAGCGGGTGGTGCCCGTGCACCCGAAGGCCGAGACCGTGCACGGCGAGCAGGGGTACGCCTCGCTGGCGGAGATCCCGTTCAAGGTGGACGTGGTCGACGTGTTCGTCAACAGCTCCCTGGCGGGGAAGGTCGCCGACGAGGCCGTCGCCGCGGGCGCGGACGCGGTCTGGTTCCAGCTGGGGGTGGTGGACGAGGCCGCGTTCGCCCGGACCCGTGCGGCCGGGCTGGAGATGGTCATGGACCGCTGCCCCGCCATCGAGATCCCCGCGCTGCGCCCCTGA
- a CDS encoding acyltransferase, whose amino-acid sequence MPKNQNTFSSLTALRRRLAGRAAHAAWRWMQQAGAVTAQTPGRLRFGAIGHGTRLAFPQGTVFGEPWIRLGGHCIVAEQVTLTAGMLPGLDLGAEPVLVIGDGVVLGRDTHVIADSRITIGNDTFCGPGVYITSTNHSYDDPNEPVGRQWPRSAPVEIGPGCWLGTGAVVLPGAKLGRNVVVAAGSVVRGEVPDHAVVAGAPARIVRRWTEEAGWQPPLRTPAPVPIPDGVTPDQLRALAELAEAEQRTAEAAAAEPAAG is encoded by the coding sequence GTGCCGAAGAACCAGAACACGTTCTCATCGCTGACCGCCCTGCGCCGCCGCCTCGCCGGCCGCGCGGCGCACGCCGCCTGGCGCTGGATGCAGCAGGCCGGCGCCGTCACCGCGCAGACCCCGGGACGGCTCCGCTTCGGGGCGATCGGGCACGGCACGCGGCTCGCGTTCCCCCAGGGCACCGTCTTCGGCGAACCGTGGATCCGGCTGGGGGGCCACTGCATCGTCGCCGAACAGGTGACGCTCACCGCCGGGATGCTGCCCGGCCTCGACCTGGGCGCGGAGCCCGTCCTCGTCATCGGCGACGGCGTGGTGCTCGGCCGGGACACTCACGTCATAGCCGACAGCCGCATCACCATCGGGAACGACACGTTCTGCGGGCCCGGGGTGTACATCACCTCAACGAACCACAGCTACGACGACCCGAACGAGCCGGTCGGCCGGCAGTGGCCGCGCAGCGCGCCCGTCGAGATCGGCCCCGGCTGCTGGCTCGGCACCGGCGCGGTGGTGCTGCCCGGGGCGAAGCTGGGCCGGAACGTCGTCGTCGCCGCGGGGTCGGTCGTCCGGGGCGAGGTGCCCGACCACGCGGTGGTCGCGGGCGCCCCCGCCCGTATCGTCCGCCGGTGGACCGAGGAGGCCGGCTGGCAGCCGCCACTGCGCACCCCGGCCCCGGTGCCGATCCCCGACGGCGTCACCCCGGACCAGCTGCGGGCGCTCGCGGAGCTGGCCGAGGCCGAGCAGCGCACCGCCGAGGCGGCCGCCGCCGAGCCGGCCGCGGGGTAG
- a CDS encoding Lrp/AsnC family transcriptional regulator has protein sequence MTEYSPDATDWRILAALQEDGRASYAELARAVSMSASAVTERVRRLEEAGVITGYTAVVDPEKLGKSILALVRLRYPHGNYKPFHDLLEATPEILEAHHVTGDDCFVLKVTARSMGHLEEVAGRISGLGSVTTSVVYSSPLPRRPLSP, from the coding sequence ATGACCGAGTATTCCCCCGACGCCACGGACTGGCGCATCCTCGCGGCCCTCCAGGAGGACGGGCGCGCCAGTTACGCCGAGCTCGCCCGGGCGGTGTCCATGTCCGCGAGCGCCGTCACCGAGCGGGTGCGCCGCCTGGAGGAGGCCGGGGTGATCACCGGGTACACGGCCGTGGTGGACCCGGAGAAGCTGGGGAAGTCCATCCTCGCGCTGGTCCGGCTGCGCTACCCGCACGGCAACTACAAGCCGTTCCACGACCTGCTGGAGGCCACCCCCGAGATCCTGGAGGCGCACCATGTCACGGGCGACGACTGCTTCGTCCTGAAGGTGACCGCCCGCTCCATGGGACACCTGGAGGAGGTGGCGGGCCGGATCTCCGGGCTCGGCTCGGTCACGACCAGCGTCGTCTACTCCTCGCCGCTGCCGCGCCGCCCGCTCAGTCCGTGA